Proteins co-encoded in one Candidatus Neptunochlamydia sp. REUL1 genomic window:
- a CDS encoding LuxR C-terminal-related transcriptional regulator: MENGLERYSRCENDVAISSFIQSQPSYNRIRPASSPNRGFVITKDILELSEAFWVEKNLDEVLVKDHVSPEIFYSAPITGTYIGVDKLKKMHELYRSLFTDIKIDLLNLKQEEKQCFSVWNFEATYSGIPEHIKKEDFTNFFSCQYINLLEKSNINFKKINYCVDVFISYNDKGKLSAYCSTVDMNSIYKNLEIFVKKESYKDECILHTNEQLIIERLKTISNKLTKREIECLSLNLYGFSAKQIAAVFSTSYRTVQSQLGSAINKVECFNKIDCTEKFYESEILDIWNDLAKILMKKYKK, translated from the coding sequence ATGGAAAATGGATTAGAAAGATATTCAAGATGTGAAAATGATGTTGCTATCAGTTCTTTCATCCAAAGCCAACCAAGCTATAACCGCATAAGGCCAGCAAGTTCACCAAATAGAGGATTTGTTATTACAAAAGATATCCTAGAATTATCAGAAGCTTTTTGGGTTGAAAAAAATCTAGACGAGGTTTTAGTAAAAGATCATGTTTCTCCTGAAATTTTTTACTCTGCTCCTATTACGGGTACTTATATTGGAGTAGATAAATTAAAAAAAATGCATGAGTTATACAGATCTCTATTCACAGATATCAAAATCGATCTGTTAAATTTAAAGCAGGAAGAAAAACAGTGTTTTTCCGTTTGGAATTTTGAAGCCACATATAGCGGAATACCTGAACACATAAAAAAAGAAGATTTTACGAATTTTTTTAGTTGTCAGTATATAAATCTTTTAGAGAAATCAAATATTAATTTTAAAAAAATTAATTATTGTGTTGACGTTTTTATAAGTTACAATGATAAAGGAAAATTATCAGCATATTGTTCAACAGTAGATATGAATAGTATCTATAAAAATCTTGAAATTTTTGTTAAAAAAGAAAGCTACAAAGACGAGTGTATTTTACACACTAACGAACAGCTTATTATTGAAAGATTAAAAACTATCTCAAATAAGTTAACAAAAAGAGAGATCGAGTGTTTATCTCTTAATTTATACGGTTTCAGTGCTAAACAAATTGCGGCAGTTTTTTCAACGTCATATCGAACAGTTCAATCCCAATTGGGGAGCGCTATAAATAAGGTTGAATGCTTTAATAAAATCGATTGCACAGAAAAGTTCTACGAAAGTGAAATTTTAGATATTTGGAATGATCTAGCAAAAATATTGATGAAAAAGTATAAAAAATGA
- a CDS encoding GNAT family N-acetyltransferase has product MKWIFYLSFICSALSAWSFEDEQVGTYSFQWDHKEDFHLIDDLFIQSFKYAYDSFTPGELGLENVETFLQGVIADEQELWNNERESIHWLIIKKTEEVVGLLILELKEFPKVYVRQMAISPNYMRLGIGKMAANIVLKNLPGVERIVAVTRVLNKTSQCFLEELGFIPTEDIHDGFDSNKYVGMDYLKTN; this is encoded by the coding sequence ATGAAATGGATTTTTTATTTATCATTCATCTGCTCAGCGCTATCAGCTTGGAGCTTTGAAGACGAACAGGTTGGAACGTATTCTTTTCAATGGGATCACAAAGAGGACTTTCATCTGATAGATGATCTTTTTATTCAGTCCTTTAAGTATGCATATGACAGCTTTACCCCTGGTGAATTAGGTTTAGAAAATGTTGAAACGTTTTTACAAGGGGTCATTGCTGATGAACAAGAACTTTGGAACAACGAAAGAGAAAGTATCCATTGGCTAATCATAAAAAAAACTGAAGAGGTGGTTGGCCTGCTTATTTTAGAACTTAAAGAGTTCCCTAAAGTGTATGTGCGACAGATGGCAATTTCTCCAAATTATATGCGGTTAGGGATAGGAAAGATGGCGGCTAATATTGTGCTTAAAAATCTTCCTGGTGTAGAAAGAATAGTAGCAGTTACTCGTGTGCTAAATAAAACAAGTCAATGTTTTTTAGAGGAGCTTGGGTTTATCCCTACAGAAGATATACACGATGGTTTTGATTCTAATAAATATGTCGGAATGGATTACTTGAAAACAAACTAG
- a CDS encoding S1 family peptidase, whose product MNLEKLDLKTIFSEIGKNACCVYASDTKSSGILLGGRRVLVTLHSVAPICGEERRYHEFVTIQHKDKAYLAKWSGDNDLKKAEYYDCCFFNVVDEKFPEITPIPTLSEDIDPGEEVYFAGYPLNQEDPSFHKGTVSSYTNREGLSYFHIDASILPGNSGGPVFIEKDKTLYLAGVIFAELASIDSAFIRERELISNRLSKATISVGGVDTNKVVLGIMNTVFDNLSTGIGKVVCIKHAFDVLKEGELPDAETPFHLGFPIGRKKQYKLFKEDSVQGAFGGEQSYWIRRPNRDCPGIIIDNHQKKHITDWIGKVKQSGSQFPAGFTRDQLIELVAYLLKLRLFLFVNQNPGENKTMGIQYVSIESTYQTQADGPPLRKKNCPYVAIHFGFEKNSNSWVVHVHPDDGKNAKQRNSHS is encoded by the coding sequence TTGAACCTTGAAAAACTCGACTTAAAGACGATATTTTCCGAGATTGGTAAAAACGCTTGTTGTGTCTATGCTAGCGATACGAAAAGTTCTGGAATCCTTTTGGGGGGCAGAAGAGTTTTGGTTACTTTGCACTCTGTGGCTCCTATATGCGGTGAGGAAAGAAGATATCACGAATTTGTCACCATACAACATAAAGATAAAGCATATCTAGCAAAATGGTCAGGTGATAATGATCTTAAAAAAGCAGAGTACTACGATTGTTGCTTTTTTAATGTAGTAGATGAAAAATTTCCTGAAATTACGCCAATTCCTACCCTATCTGAAGATATTGATCCAGGGGAAGAAGTGTACTTTGCTGGGTATCCACTTAATCAAGAAGATCCCTCTTTCCACAAAGGTACTGTCTCTTCCTATACAAATAGAGAAGGTCTGTCATATTTCCATATAGACGCTTCAATTCTTCCGGGAAATTCAGGAGGACCTGTATTTATTGAAAAAGATAAAACTCTTTATTTAGCAGGGGTGATTTTTGCTGAACTTGCAAGTATCGATAGTGCTTTTATCAGAGAAAGGGAATTGATTTCTAATAGACTTTCAAAAGCTACGATATCTGTAGGTGGTGTTGATACGAATAAAGTGGTGTTAGGCATCATGAACACAGTGTTTGACAATTTATCAACTGGTATAGGGAAGGTTGTATGTATTAAACATGCATTTGATGTTCTTAAAGAAGGAGAGTTGCCAGATGCAGAAACACCATTTCATCTTGGGTTCCCTATAGGAAGGAAGAAGCAATATAAATTGTTTAAAGAAGATAGTGTTCAAGGTGCTTTTGGTGGAGAACAATCTTATTGGATTCGTCGTCCTAATAGGGATTGTCCTGGAATTATAATCGATAACCACCAAAAAAAACATATAACTGATTGGATTGGTAAAGTAAAACAATCTGGTAGTCAGTTTCCAGCCGGCTTTACTAGAGACCAGCTTATTGAACTTGTAGCCTATTTATTAAAACTAAGACTCTTTTTGTTTGTTAACCAGAATCCTGGAGAAAATAAAACAATGGGTATTCAGTATGTTTCAATAGAAAGTACTTATCAAACTCAAGCAGATGGCCCTCCACTTAGAAAAAAAAACTGCCCTTATGTTGCAATCCATTTTGGATTTGAAAAAAATTCAAACTCATGGGTGGTACATGTGCATCCAGATGATGGAAAAAATGCCAAACAACGGAATTCACATTCATGA